A window of Hevea brasiliensis isolate MT/VB/25A 57/8 chromosome 14, ASM3005281v1, whole genome shotgun sequence contains these coding sequences:
- the LOC131172537 gene encoding uncharacterized protein LOC131172537 encodes MSAKSHLSLCDSPILIDDGRKSFALEKWTGRKCYMLSARDLTIIWSNSPDYWRWLPDPDSSFSEVAELIDVFWFEINGEISIQMFSPEISYAAYSVFKLITSAYGFEGHPAEITVELAGSEKDKRSGFLVPVRGQRRQHQTLRRLTGLFNCSRVSGSQPSVPPGKSYGKYPKERVDGWLEIELVEFCNKKGGDGKLKICLRETGGRRKRGVIVQGIEIRPKGESKIKQAIAKSSLMSVDSHLSLSDSPILIDDGKKVILTPFCSSSNSCLSDLRTVSYHVLSINRALHWRNGQGGNATCFPQGTLHMSRVILQIIGDGFSEVAELIRQLMGLKAILQSSLWNLLEVKRIKRSVFLVSVRGQRRQYQTLRRLTGLLNCSRVSGLQPSVAAGESYGKYPKERVDGWLEIELGEFNSENGGDGKLKINLQVKGDHWKSRIIVQGIEIRPKGD; translated from the exons ATGTCTGCAAAGAGTCATCTCAGCCTCTGTGATTCTCCGATTCTCATCGACGATGGCAGAAAG AGCTTTGCATTGGAGAAATGGACCGGGAGGAAATGCTACATGCTTTCTGCAAGGGACCTTACAATTATCTGGTCCAATTCTCCAGATTATTGGAGATGGTTACCCGACCCAGATTCCAG CTTTTCGGAAGTGGCTGAGCTTATTGATGTTTTTTGGTTTGAAATCAATGGCGAAATTAGTATCCAGATGTTTTCCCCAGAAATATCATATGCGGCGTACTCGGTGTTCAAATTGATAACAAGTGCTTATGGGTTTGAAGGACATCCAGCAGAGATCACTGTAGAACTTGCTGGAAGTGAAAAGGATAAGCGTAGTGGTTTTTTGGTTCCAGTAAGAGGACAGAGGCGCCAACACCAGACTTTAAGAAGGCTAACTGGTTTGTTTAACTGCAGCCGGGTTTCGGGTTCGCAACCCTCTGTGCCTCCCGGAAAAAGCTATGGCAAATACCCGAAAGAGAGAGTAGATGGGTGGCTGGAGATTGAATTGGTTGAGTTCTGTAACAAGAAAGGCGGAGATGGAAAATTGAAGATATGTTTACGGGAGACAGGTGGTCGCCGGAAACGTGGTGTCATTGTTCAAGGGATAGAGATTAGGCCGAAAGGAGAAAGCAAAATTAAGCAAGCAATCGCTAA GTCCTCCCTGATGTCTGTCGACAGTCATCTCAGCCTCTCTGATTCTCCGATTCTCATCGACGATGGCAAAAAGGTAATTCTCACTCCCTTCTGCTCCTCCTCCAATTCCTGCTTGTCAGATTTGAGAACTGTATCTTATCATGTCCTTTCCATTAACAGAGCTTTGCATTGGAGAAATGGACAGGGAGGAAATGCTACATGCTTTCCGCAAGGGACCTTACACATGTCTAGAGTAATTCTCCAGATTATTGGAGATGG ATTTTCAGAAGTGGCTGAGCTTATTAGA CAGCTTATGGGTTTGAAAGCCATTCTGCAGAGTTCATTGTGGAACTTGCTGGAAGTAAAAAGGATTAAGCGTAGTGTTTTTTTGGTTTCAGTAAGAGGACAGAGGCGGCAATACCAAACTTTAAGAAGGCTAACTGGTTTGTTAAACTGCAGCCGGGTTTCGGGGTTGCAACCCTCCGTGGCTGCTGGAGAAAGCTATGGCAAATACCCGAAAGAGAGAGTAGATGGGTGGCTGGAGATTGAATTGGGTGAGTTCAATAGCGAGAACGGCGGAGATGGAAAATTGAAGATAAATTTACAAGTGAAAGGTGATCACTGGAAAAGTCGTATCATTGTTCAAGGGATAGAGATTAGGCCAAAAGGAGATTAA